The stretch of DNA GCAAAGTTTTCCAGTACAAAGTATTCAGTTTTTAGCTGGAGCTACTTATAAGTTTGATTTCTAAATTCCTGCGAAGGCAGGAATCTCATGATGATATCTTGAACTTGTTTCAGAATCCTTTGTCATTTTCGTCTGCGCGGGAATCCATTTTGTTTTAAATGAAGAAGTTTGAAAGAAAATACTATCTACTAAATTATATTGTCGTTTTTGGAATAATTTTACTGTTTCTAAATGATCATTATTTTAAATGGGAATTTTCAAATTGGATAACAGGAAAGCTTTCTGATTTTATAGGATTGTTGATTTTGCCTTTCTTCTTAACTTTTTTCTTTCCAAAAACAATGAAGTGGCATGTTATCTTAACAGGTTTGTTTTTTGTGTTTTGGAAGTCTCCATTTTCACAAGGATTTATTGATGTTTATAATTCAATAGCATTTATAGAAATTACAAGAGTTGTAGACTATTCCGATTTAGTAGCTTTATCTATATTGCCACTATCATACTATTTTTTGAAGCAAATTTTTATTATAGATAAATTACGCATAGATAAAATAAATATTCATCCAGTAATTATATTATTCCCGTCTATAATTATATTTATGGCAACCTCGCCACCGTATTGGCATCGCTTTACGCATTCTGAAGGAGATATCAAATTTTATAAAAACACTATTAAGGTAAAAATGAATCAGGAAGAAGTGCTGGAAAAGATGAGAGATTATAAAATTGAAGCTGTTGTCGATACAACTTTTGGGAACGATTTTCATAGAGATAGTTATGTTAAAGAATTAGGTTTTTATCAAATAGATCAAATAATAATAGATACTGATACTATACGGGATGTAAAGTTTTCCATGATATCCTTTAAGGAGGGTAGAACAAAGGTCTTTCTTAACTCAATGAATATTTCTAAAAACATCAAGGAGAAAGATGTTAAAAATGAACTCAGAAAATATTATAGAAAGCTTTTAAGAAAATATATTAAAGAAAAAGTTAAATAGCTTTTAAGGTGTTTTTTGCAGGTTACTTGGATTTGTTTTAAGGTTTCATGTTACCCTATATTTGTATTCAGGACGATTTTATAAAATTTAAATCAGATAAATTATGAAAAAGTTTTTTGCATTTATCCTATTAATGGGACTAGTATGTTGTAAAACAAAAGAACCTGTAGATTCTATTGTAATAAATGCCAATGTTTATACTGTAAATGATAATTTTGAGAAAGCTGAAGCATTTGCTGTTAAAGATGGCAAATTTATAGAAGTAGGAAATTCAGAAGTACTGAAAAATAAATTCTCAACAAATAATATCATTGATGCCAAAGGACAGACTATAGTTCCTGGATTCATTGATGCGCATTGTCATTTTTTAGGTTTAGGTTTAAATCAATTAAATGCCAATTTAGTAGGAACAACGAGTTTTGATGAGGTGGTAAACCGTGTTTTAGGTTTTCAAAATAAGTATCAGCAGGATTTTATTTTTGGTAGAGGCTGGGATCAAAACGATTGGAAACTTAAGGAATTTCCAAATAATACTTTACTAGATAGTTTATTTCCAGATACGCCTGTTGCATTAACTCGAGTTGATGGACATGCTTTATTGGTTAATCAAGCAGCTTTAGATTTAGGAAATATTACTATTGATAGTGAAATTGACGGAGGTGAAGTGGTGATTGAAGAAGGAAAACTAACAGGAGTTTTAATAGATAAAGCCCAAAGATTAGTGCTTAAGCACTGGCCAGAGCCATCAAGAAGAGAAATAGAAAGCGCTTTGTTAGAAGCACAAAAATTATGTGTTTCTCAAGGATTAACAACAGTTGACGATGCTGGTTTGGAAATAGATAGTATTGAGATTATTGATAGTTTGCAGAATTCAGGCGACTTAAATATAAGAGTTTATGCGATGGTGTCTGCTACCAAAAAGAATTTAGATTATTATTTAGATAAAGGTATTATAAAAACTGATAAACTTAATATAAGATCTTTTAAATTTTATGCTGATGGTGCTTTAGGTTCGCGAGGTGCAATGCTACGCAAACCCTATACTGATAAACCTGGGCATTTGGGGTTGTTGGTTAATAGTATTGAAGACCTTGAAGAAACAGCAACACGAATTTCAAATTCTGAATATCAAATGAATACCCATGCTATTGGAGATTCTGCTAATCATGTGGTTTTGCATACCTATAAAAAAGTATTGCAAGATAAACCCGATAGACGGTGGCGTGTAGAACATGCACAAATAATTTCACCAGAAGATTTTAATTTGTTTAATGATATCATCCCATCAATTCAACCAACACATGCAACAAGTGATATGTATTGGGCAGAAGATAGAGTTGGAGCAGAACGTATTAAAGGAGGATATGCGTATAAAGATTTATTGAAAACCTATGGAAAAGTCGCTTTAGGAACCGATTTTCCAGTGGAATATGTAAGTCCATTTTATACATTTTACGCTGCGGTAGCAAGAAAAGACTTAAAGGGCCACCCAGAAAGAGGTTATCAAATGGAAAATGCTTTAAGTCGAGAAGAAACTTTAAAAGGGATGACCATTTGGGCAGCTTATTCTAATTTTGAAGAAGCAGAAAAAGGAAGTATTGAAGCGGGGAAATTTGCCGATTTTATAATTCTAGATAAAGATATTATGAAAGTTGATGTATCTGAAATACCAAATATTAAAGTATTGAGCACGTTTATTGATGGAGAATTACAATAGTTTATCATGTTTAGTTTTTAAATACATAGTATTTATTATAATATTAGGAGTATCGTCATTTAGTTTTTCGCAAAGTCTTAAATATTGCAAAGATGTTGTGGATGTTAAAAAAATAATTAAAGGAGATTGGAAATTGAAAGGAGAAGCAAAAAATGGCATATATAGATTTTCTTTTGATACGGGGGCTAAAGATTTTTTAGAAGTATTGAAAGAATTAAACCTACCTCCAAAAGCTCAAGGACCTCAAAGCAAAAATTATACTATTGTTAATATAAAACTAGAGAACGAAGCCTTTTTTATCGAGTTAATATATCCTTTTGGAAAGACCTCAGAGAAAATTTTAGTATTAGATAAAGAAAACTTTGTTTTTGGTCAAGGAGAATCCAAGCGCGTGTTTGTTAAAGACCAAGATTACACCAAACGAGCCAAATAATCAAAGTGTTCACCTTCACAAACCCGTTCGCATTTAAGACCTACAGTTTCACAAGCCAGTTTTAAGGTTTCAAAATCTAAATAGAGCCATTTCATCGGAACTTCTTTTTCACTCTTATAGCTTAAAAAATAATCAAGTTCGCCATAATAACTAGAGTTGGTGTCTACCCAAAGACCACCATCTTCATCTTCGTACATATATTTAATATCCGAAGAGTCAATTAAAATTTGTCCATCATCCTTTAAAAGACTTTTTAAATGAGATAAGTATTTTGAAACTTGAGATAACTCTTGAAAAATTCCAGTACCATTCATTAAAAGTAAGATAGTATCGAAAGATTCAGTTTCATCTAAAATGTTCTTTTCTTCAGCATTCATAACACCACGTTGTTTTGCGACATCAATAGCACCTTTAGAAATGTCAATCGCTTTTACTTTTAACCCTTTTTCTTGTAAATATAAACTGTGACTGCCCGTACCACAACCAACATCTAAAACAGAACCTTCAGCTAGTTTTAAAGCTTTTTTTTCTAAGCTAGGCATGTCTTTAAAATCACGAAATAAATAGGGAAGAGGTAATGTATCTTCTCCCGAAATACTTGTAGAAGTAATAATATCTTCTGTATGGTTTCCGTTTTGATACTCTAATAAAGCTTGTCCGAAAAGGTCTTTCATAATTAAAATTTGATTTTGTAAATGTATTTAGATAGTTTGTTTATTTTAGGCATATGAAACAAACTTTTTTTTTACTACTTTTTAAATTACTTATTAGCCAAAGTATATGGACTCAGGAGCTAAAGTATTCTTATAAAAGTGATGCCGAATTTGATATTGAAACTTATTTGGAAACAATAACAAAAAAGCAATTAAGTAAGATAAATGGAGCTTACAAAAAGCAAAGAAAAGGATTTTATCAAAAACAATTAAAAAGTTTAAAAAGCCAATTAAGTGACAGCACATTTATATTTAATGATGATTTGTCTACTAAAATTGAAAACATTTACCGTGAGATTTGTCTTGCTAACTTAGAATTAAAAAATGATGATTTTTGTTTTTTTATTGATAGATCATTATATCCTAATGCATCTGCCTACGGAAATGGGGTGTTTGTAATTAATCTAGGCCTATTCACTTTACTTGATTCAGAAGACGAGATTGCATTCGTAATTTGTCATGAACTGGCTCATCATAGTTTATTACATATTAAGAAGAAAATAGACAATTATATATCTAAAACTAATTCAAAAGAGTTAAAGTATAAAATAAGTAAAATTAAAAGAAAAAGGTATGGTCAGAATTCTGCGAGAATGGAGTTGTTAAAAGATTTGAATTTTGATTTTTCCGAGCATTCCAGAGAATCTGAAATAGAAGCTGATATAAAAGGGTTTGATTATTTCTCAAAAACAAAATATGATAAGAACGCTGCTATAAGTGCACTTAAAAAACTTGGAAATATAGAAAAGCTTGTTTTCAGGTATGAGATTGATTGGGAAGCAATATTTAATTTAAATGATTATCGTTTTAATAAAAACCTCTTGATAAAAGAAGAGTCTATGTTCAACTCAAATATTCTTATTGATGATAATGCTTGGGATATAGATTCTTTAAAATCACACCCAGACATTAACATCAGAATTAATAAATTGATTACAAGTGAATTTGATCTACTAAACAATGATAAAATAGAAATTGAAGATGGTAATAAAGAAGTTAAAAGGGTGTCTGAAAAATTATCAGTGATGTCTGCATTTGATCAAGGGAACCTGGATTTGGCTATTTATAAGGTGGCAGTGAATTTAGAGAAAAAAGATAACGATAAATCTTTTTTTGTTGGGAAAATGGCGTTAATATTGAAGAAACTATATATATTAAAAAAAAATCACAGTATAGGGAAATACGTTCCGAATGAAAATAATTTGTCGGATGAAATTTATTTGAATATGATTAGACGATTCATTCATAATATTGATATGTATGAACTCAAGAAATTAATTAAAAACTATACCAGTTATCACATTAAAATAATAAACGATAATAAAGATTTAGTATCGGTACACGAAATTTTTAATAAAGATTAAATTTATAATACATGAAACAACCAATAGTATTTTTCATTTTTTTTCTAACCTTTTTCAGTTATTCTCAGTCAAAGATTTTAAAGACTACCGAGGGGGCGTCACTTGTGAATTCTGGAGTCATGATAGATACCGATAATTCTGCAAATGGATATTATTTTTTCTATGAAGTTGATAAAGTGAATAAAAGGGAAAGAGAATTTGCAATTAAAATTTTAGATCAAAATTTAAATGAGGTTATAAATAAATCGTTTGTTGAAGATAGGAACTCGTACCTGATGCAAGTTAAGTATAATAAGCAACAGTTAATGTTTGTAATGTATAATAGTAAAGACTTCAAGTTTATTTTTTATAGCTTGGATAAAGATGGTAATTTGAATAAAGTTTCTGAATATGAAGAAGGAATCAAAAATTATGTATATAGGTCAAAGAGTACAGTTCCAACTTTCTCATTTTACCCAATAGCAAATAAAGGTTTTTTACTTTTTATGCTGTATAAGAATAAAAAACATGGATATAAGCTTAAATATATCTCTACAAACGGAGGAGAGAGTTGGGATTACACTTCTGGTAAAGAACAACATGAAATTCTCCAAATTCTTAATGTAGATGAGAAAGGGATTATCCTTCAGGAAGTTAAAAAAAAGAGATTGCTATCTGGAGAGTATAGTGCTTTTATTAAAATTTTGGACCCAGAAACAGGAGAAGCCTTCTTTAAAAAAGAATATCCGCAGGAAGCAGAGATACCTGAAGCTTGGAATAATGTTTTTATATCGAATGAAGAAGTCATAATTATTGGTGAATACTGGGCAGAAAAAGAAAGGGTTTTTAAAGATGACAGCAAAGGGTTGTTTATAAATAAGTATAATTTTGAAGGAAACAAAACTTTTAATAAACGAGTAAGTTGGCAGGATAATTTTGAACAGACATTTAATGAGTTAAATGATGAAAGTGGAAGAAATTATTTGTTTTTCCATGATTTCATGACAACTGAAAATGGTCACATTTATGCTTTAGCAGAGCAATATAGAAAAACTTTACGAGTTGGACTTGGTGCTCAATTAACAATTACAGATGCTTATGTCTTAGATTTTGATAAAGAATTTAATTTAGTTGATGTAATAAAATTTGATAAAGGAAAATCTAGGATCAAGTCATCTGTAGTTGCTGCTAATAGACATTTGTTGGCTATGTTGTTGAGTAGGGAGGGTGGATTTGATTATGAATTTACACAAACGGATAAGAAAAAAGATCGTTTTTATTCTTTGTTTCTTGACTATGAACGGTTAAAAGGCGAAAAGAATAAAATAGCTTTCAAAGCCATAATTTATAATGATGGTAAATTGACAGAGGATAAAATATACTTAGAAAATGATTTAGTAAAAACACAAGTAAAAGCAGCAAAGGCAGGCTATGTACTATTAGTAGATCATGATAAGAAAAAGAAGGAGGTAAAGCTTCATTTAGAAAAATTAAATATAGAATAACTACCTTATTTTTTTGAGTATAAACTTATGCAAGATATCCTAAAAAATCTTCCAAAGCTCGCCAAAGATAAGCATAACGAAAACAAAAAATTCTTTGCTAAGTTAAAAAAGAAACCGCCAAAGAATTTGGATTATATCATGCAGGAATTGCATGAAGACGAGTTTGAGCGTACCGATTGTTTAGAATGTGCTAATTGCTGTAAAACGACTGGACCGCTATTTACAGATAAAGATATTGAACGCATTTCGAAGTACTTTAAACAAAAACCACAGCAGTTTATAAATCAGTATTTGCGTATCGATGAAGATAATGATTATGTATTGCAAAGTGTACCCTGTACATTTTTAGGTACAGATAATTATTGCTCCATTTATGAGGTAAGACCAAAAGCTTGCCGAGAATTTCCACATACCGACAGAAAAAAGTTTCAGCAAATATCTAATCTAACATTAAAAAATGTTGCTATGTGTCCTGCAGCTTTTAACATTGTTGAGAACATGAAAAAAAGAATAAAATGAACTCATTTATACTACCCAGTCAAACTGAGCACATGTTTTTGAATTGAAGTAAAAATTAGTCATTATGTAACCAGTTGAAGACTTTTTTGAGTAGTATAGCACTTGTGCTAAGCGAAGCCGAAGTATCGCTATGGAATAAAAAAAGACAAAAAAACAGGTGAAAAAAGACCATTTTTTAGCCAATTATAAAAATTTAGATGAATTCATTAAGTATATTTAGTAAAAATATTCTATTGGAAACTATTTTAAATTATTTTGAAACCATTCCTCCATTGCATCGAGGTATTATCATAGTAGGAGGATTAACCTTCTTTTGGATTATTGAAGGTATGGTGCCTTTATTTGGATCTAACTACAAAAAATGGAAACATGCTATACCGAATATATTCTTTACAATAACAACCATACTTGTAAACCTTCCTTTGGCCTTTTTATTTTTAAAATCATCAGATTGGGTCATGGCTAATAATTTCGGAATTATTAATTGGCTTCCTGAAATGCCAATATGGTTATATGTAATTTTGGGAATCTTTTTGATAGACTTTATAGGCGCCTATTTACCACATTTAATAGAACATAAAGTAAAACCACTATGGATGGTACATTTGGTACACCATTCGGACCATCATGTAGATACAACCACTGCTAATAGACATCATCCTTTAGAAAGTTTAATTCGTTACGTTTTTACTTTAATGGGAATATTTATTATCGGTACACCAATTGCTTTAGTTATGTTATATCAATCGTTGTCTATTATAGCTACTCAATTTAATCATGCGAATATTAAGTTACCTAAGAAGGTAGACAATTTGTTGAGTTATATTATTGTCTCGCCAGATATGCATAAAGTGCACCATCATTATAAATTGCCATACACCGATTCTAACTATGGAAACATATTCTCAGTCTGGGATAGACTTTTTGGAACGTATATGAAATTGGATACCGATAAAATTATTTATGGTGTTGATGTTTTTCCAAACGAAAAAGAGAATAGCAATGTTAAAGACTTATTAAAACAACCGTTTCAAAAGTATAGAAAACCGACATCTTCTATAAAAGAATAATATCTACTGGGTAAGCCAATCTATAATCTTTTAAAGCTAAAACCTAATTAATCGTATAACAAGTATTTATTTCGAGTATTTTTAAATGCCTCCAAATCATCTAGCCATGAAGCTTTAATTTCAGTTTCACTTAAACCTGTTACAATCTGCTGTTGTAACTTGTCAGTTCCAGCATGCTTTGTGAAATTGTTTGTATTGAAAAACAATGATTTATCTGTTGAATTTTGATATGCTCTAATCACCCATTTTAAAGTCATGACACCACTAAGCTCTTCATTTTTTAAATCTTCACCATAACATAATTCATTTTTATGTTTAGGGTGTTTGGCACCAAAATTTGCAACAGGCGTATAGCTAAAAGTATGCGTCTTTTTATTTAAAAAAGGAGCCCCATACCGTTGAAATTGAAATTCAGTACCACGACCGGCATTTACGTTAGTACCTTCAAAAAGTCCAAGACTGGGATACAATTTTATAGCTTGGTCGTTAGGCAAGTTTGGAGAAGGTCTAATAGGTAAACTATAAAAAGTGTCGTGTGTGTAATTTTTTATAGTAATAACGGTTATTTCGCATTGAGAACCATTTTTTAACCATTTTTCACCGTTAATCATTTGTGCATATTCACCAATAGTCATCCCATGCACCAACGGTATAGGATGCATACCTAAGAAACTTTTATTTTTAATTTCTAAAGTGGGGCCATCTATATAATGACCATTTGGATTTGGTCTGTCTAATATTAAAACAGGGATCCCCTGTTCAGAACAAGCTTCCATAATGTAATGTAACGTAGAAATGTAAGTGTAAAACCGAACACCTACATCCTGAATATCAAAAACAATAATATCTAAACCTTCAAGTTGTTCTTTAGTGGGCTTTTTGTTTTTTCCGTAAAGAGATACAAGCGGTAAGTTCGTTTTAGTATCAATACCGTCTTTAACTAATTCGCCGGCATCTATACGACCTCGAAAACCATGTTCTGGAGAAAACACCTTTTTTATGTCAATCTTTAAGGATAATAAAGAATCAACTAAATGAGTTGTTGTATCTTTTTCGACTATATGATCCAGAGATTGTTCATTGGTCTCTAAATCAATACTTATAGCTCTAATTTTTTTTTTCTTAAAAATTACTGAGGTTTGATTCGCAACAATACCAACGCGTTTCCCTTTTAATAGTGATAAATAAGTATCAGTTTGATTGGCGCCAACAATAATAATAGGATTGTTTTTTGCAGTAAGATGTATCTTATCTTTAATGATTATTTTGCTTTTTGCTTTAGAAGCACAAGAAATCATTACAAAAACAAATAATAAAACTGTATTTTTGAAAACATTAAACCTCATTGAATAATTTGAATTACGAGTTTTTTATAGCTAAACGCATTATTGGTAGTAAAGCGTATAAAAGTAGTATATCGGCACCAATAATAAAAATTGGTATCGCTGCAATTGTTATTGGTATTGTCGTAATGATGGTTGCCATTGCAACAGGCATTGGTTTACAGCAAAAAATACGCGATAAAGTAGTAGCATTTAACGGACATGTAATTATTATGAATTATGATAGCAATAATTCGCAA from Flavivirga spongiicola encodes:
- a CDS encoding amidohydrolase — encoded protein: MKKFFAFILLMGLVCCKTKEPVDSIVINANVYTVNDNFEKAEAFAVKDGKFIEVGNSEVLKNKFSTNNIIDAKGQTIVPGFIDAHCHFLGLGLNQLNANLVGTTSFDEVVNRVLGFQNKYQQDFIFGRGWDQNDWKLKEFPNNTLLDSLFPDTPVALTRVDGHALLVNQAALDLGNITIDSEIDGGEVVIEEGKLTGVLIDKAQRLVLKHWPEPSRREIESALLEAQKLCVSQGLTTVDDAGLEIDSIEIIDSLQNSGDLNIRVYAMVSATKKNLDYYLDKGIIKTDKLNIRSFKFYADGALGSRGAMLRKPYTDKPGHLGLLVNSIEDLEETATRISNSEYQMNTHAIGDSANHVVLHTYKKVLQDKPDRRWRVEHAQIISPEDFNLFNDIIPSIQPTHATSDMYWAEDRVGAERIKGGYAYKDLLKTYGKVALGTDFPVEYVSPFYTFYAAVARKDLKGHPERGYQMENALSREETLKGMTIWAAYSNFEEAEKGSIEAGKFADFIILDKDIMKVDVSEIPNIKVLSTFIDGELQ
- a CDS encoding class I SAM-dependent methyltransferase translates to MKDLFGQALLEYQNGNHTEDIITSTSISGEDTLPLPYLFRDFKDMPSLEKKALKLAEGSVLDVGCGTGSHSLYLQEKGLKVKAIDISKGAIDVAKQRGVMNAEEKNILDETESFDTILLLMNGTGIFQELSQVSKYLSHLKSLLKDDGQILIDSSDIKYMYEDEDGGLWVDTNSSYYGELDYFLSYKSEKEVPMKWLYLDFETLKLACETVGLKCERVCEGEHFDYLARLV
- a CDS encoding M48 family metallopeptidase, whose protein sequence is MKQTFFLLLFKLLISQSIWTQELKYSYKSDAEFDIETYLETITKKQLSKINGAYKKQRKGFYQKQLKSLKSQLSDSTFIFNDDLSTKIENIYREICLANLELKNDDFCFFIDRSLYPNASAYGNGVFVINLGLFTLLDSEDEIAFVICHELAHHSLLHIKKKIDNYISKTNSKELKYKISKIKRKRYGQNSARMELLKDLNFDFSEHSRESEIEADIKGFDYFSKTKYDKNAAISALKKLGNIEKLVFRYEIDWEAIFNLNDYRFNKNLLIKEESMFNSNILIDDNAWDIDSLKSHPDINIRINKLITSEFDLLNNDKIEIEDGNKEVKRVSEKLSVMSAFDQGNLDLAIYKVAVNLEKKDNDKSFFVGKMALILKKLYILKKNHSIGKYVPNENNLSDEIYLNMIRRFIHNIDMYELKKLIKNYTSYHIKIINDNKDLVSVHEIFNKD
- a CDS encoding DUF6770 family protein, whose amino-acid sequence is MKQPIVFFIFFLTFFSYSQSKILKTTEGASLVNSGVMIDTDNSANGYYFFYEVDKVNKREREFAIKILDQNLNEVINKSFVEDRNSYLMQVKYNKQQLMFVMYNSKDFKFIFYSLDKDGNLNKVSEYEEGIKNYVYRSKSTVPTFSFYPIANKGFLLFMLYKNKKHGYKLKYISTNGGESWDYTSGKEQHEILQILNVDEKGIILQEVKKKRLLSGEYSAFIKILDPETGEAFFKKEYPQEAEIPEAWNNVFISNEEVIIIGEYWAEKERVFKDDSKGLFINKYNFEGNKTFNKRVSWQDNFEQTFNELNDESGRNYLFFHDFMTTENGHIYALAEQYRKTLRVGLGAQLTITDAYVLDFDKEFNLVDVIKFDKGKSRIKSSVVAANRHLLAMLLSREGGFDYEFTQTDKKKDRFYSLFLDYERLKGEKNKIAFKAIIYNDGKLTEDKIYLENDLVKTQVKAAKAGYVLLVDHDKKKKEVKLHLEKLNIE
- a CDS encoding YkgJ family cysteine cluster protein, which codes for MQDILKNLPKLAKDKHNENKKFFAKLKKKPPKNLDYIMQELHEDEFERTDCLECANCCKTTGPLFTDKDIERISKYFKQKPQQFINQYLRIDEDNDYVLQSVPCTFLGTDNYCSIYEVRPKACREFPHTDRKKFQQISNLTLKNVAMCPAAFNIVENMKKRIK
- a CDS encoding sterol desaturase family protein, coding for METILNYFETIPPLHRGIIIVGGLTFFWIIEGMVPLFGSNYKKWKHAIPNIFFTITTILVNLPLAFLFLKSSDWVMANNFGIINWLPEMPIWLYVILGIFLIDFIGAYLPHLIEHKVKPLWMVHLVHHSDHHVDTTTANRHHPLESLIRYVFTLMGIFIIGTPIALVMLYQSLSIIATQFNHANIKLPKKVDNLLSYIIVSPDMHKVHHHYKLPYTDSNYGNIFSVWDRLFGTYMKLDTDKIIYGVDVFPNEKENSNVKDLLKQPFQKYRKPTSSIKE
- a CDS encoding exo-beta-N-acetylmuramidase NamZ family protein; translation: MRFNVFKNTVLLFVFVMISCASKAKSKIIIKDKIHLTAKNNPIIIVGANQTDTYLSLLKGKRVGIVANQTSVIFKKKKIRAISIDLETNEQSLDHIVEKDTTTHLVDSLLSLKIDIKKVFSPEHGFRGRIDAGELVKDGIDTKTNLPLVSLYGKNKKPTKEQLEGLDIIVFDIQDVGVRFYTYISTLHYIMEACSEQGIPVLILDRPNPNGHYIDGPTLEIKNKSFLGMHPIPLVHGMTIGEYAQMINGEKWLKNGSQCEITVITIKNYTHDTFYSLPIRPSPNLPNDQAIKLYPSLGLFEGTNVNAGRGTEFQFQRYGAPFLNKKTHTFSYTPVANFGAKHPKHKNELCYGEDLKNEELSGVMTLKWVIRAYQNSTDKSLFFNTNNFTKHAGTDKLQQQIVTGLSETEIKASWLDDLEAFKNTRNKYLLYD